The following DNA comes from Anastrepha obliqua isolate idAnaObli1 chromosome 1, idAnaObli1_1.0, whole genome shotgun sequence.
tctcttcatttctgcaaaCAGTGGTGAAGGccgggcaaaagtgtaccaggaggttGTCTTtaaaggcgtggtgaagcagttgaacaTGCCCAAATTGAGTATTCCCGATTCCTTTCGTCTGATATAGAtctgacataaatattattgagatggGATAAAAACCAAGAGCAGCATGAAAAggtaattctaaatttttatcaGTCCATATGCTACTACCATATGAGCTACTTCATTGCCTTTGttcaattacaaaaattagcagctggcccaaattaaattttaacaaaatgtgCGTGTGCATATGTAATTGGGTCTATACCGAATTTAACACTTCTTAACTTCATAAACTATGAAATTATTTGTGAGCGTTTTTCGTATATAGAACAAAAATGAATACCTTTACTCGTACAAGTCACTCATAATACAGAAAAAACTTGAATAATAtgcagaaattttgtttaaaaaatatatggagATATCTATTAGCAGTAACTCAACTTAGGAAACTgtttttctcgattttttttttttttttttttttgattatgacACTTGCATCAAATGAGTCATGTGCAATGCCACACACATTCCTTCATTACCCATACAATGTGTAATGGGAAACTCCGGAAAACATAGTGGTCGTGGAAGCTTTAAGCGTTTCCTAATGGAAAATATTGGTAATATTAAGGTAAAATGTATGCCGTTATCTTATTGTTGTTAACAGATGGAAATACGCCTTCGTTTTTTTTAAGGCAGGAGTTTcgatatcttaatttttttttggatatgaaGATCGATTGAACCCGcgttacgtacatatgtatatatatttatataatacaatatttaacatataaaagttaaatgtattatttattgaagcttattttttcacacaaacataataaaacataaatccTTCTGTCCAAAGTCCAATCATGTGGCAATATTCATTAGATGCTAGTCCAAATCAGTGGCATTCGCTGCACCTCCAATACGGCTGCGTGCATCCGTGCATGGCCTTGGATGCTGCCCATTTTCGCTTTCATCGTCATCGTCGTCAAATCCTTGGAATAATCTAGTAAATAAGTCGCCGAACATGCCACCCATTAAACCACCACCGGTCGCTGAAGGTGGTGGTGCAACACCAAAGAAGTGTATTCCTATTTTTACCAAATACTTCTCAAATGATGAATCCCTATTCAAACTGGGTTTATACAAATCGCATAAAGTACGAAAAGCATCATTCCGTCCTGTATCGATGCATCGAAACAGGAAGAATACGAAATTCAATAGTGGTTGTTTAAAGGGAGCTTCTTTACGCCTAATATCCGGATGATTTATGACGAAAGAGGTAAACGTATTTTCAGCAGTTTTGCGGTCTTTCAAACACAGCTGCTGTAGTACTGCTTGCACTATGAATAAGTCCAATTCGCTATCGTAGCCTTTGTTTTTGTGAATCTTGATTAAAATGCGGCcgcaaagatttccatcacgaCTAAGTAAAAAGTGGTGGCGAGCTTGCTCATAATTTCCCTCGGCCCAAAATACTTGAGCGATGGCTTTATGCATATTAGGATGACCCAATGAGTTGCCGGACATATCGCTACTCCATTTGATTGCACGACTCTAGCCATAGAAGAAATTGCGTTGAACCATtgataaaaagtagaaaaaaagcgAAGGAAGCAAAATAAGGGTACTCACTACCAAAGTCTCGCGCTCAACAGTTGTAGCGCTAAGCCGTCCAATAATAGTGCCCAAACGATCAATCCATAAGTCACCGTCACTATTGGAGTCTGACTCAGCACTACCACGCTTCTCTAAGGTGTCGATGAGCAGTAGAGCTAAATCAGCAGCACTGGTCTCCTGCTGCTTGGAAACAAGCTTCATTGCACCGCTCCACAATAACTCCAAGCAATCGGTGTATTTCTGTTGACCGGTGTAGCGAAAATACAATGTACGGTACATTTGATGTGCTTCATAATAGTTGCCCGACTCAATTGAATTTTCCAACTTAACAAGCACACGGCCCACGCCCCGTTGTCCTCCACGATCGACTGCAGTTGCGGTCATAGTTGTTGTACGAGTGTAgaaatagctttaaattaaaattctgcGTCTTTAATGTCTTTTCGACACCTTGAATTATACACTTTGCGAAAATTTGCCGTGTTCAGTGAACTTATAACACATCTGTTCGACACTCTATACATTTGGCTCTTTTGACGTTTCTATGACATACtgcgaaaaattaaataacaagaaaaaaatggcatatactaataaatatatacataaatatgtatgtatgtttcaaGTTCTCTGTCTATCTGTTTATACAGTTTGTTTATCTCCTatcttttgtaaatatattataaaaatagaggtaattttcagaaaatggaGCGACTAGCAACCAGTAGCTATAAATCTGGAGCAAGCACACATCCTCCATTGAAATCGGACCAATCACCGGTCGAAATGGAACCTTCCACAGAAGTGGTGCGTGAAAGTGATGCCAAATTTCCTGCATCGAAGTGGGTGAAGTTGAATGTAGGTGGAAAGGTGTATGTGACCACCTTATGTACACTGGTTAGTAAGGAGCCTGATAGTATGTTGGCACGCATGTTTTCGCAGGACGGCATGTTGCCTAGTGAGCAGGATGAACAAGGCGCGTATCTTATAGATCGCAGTGCCCACTACTTTGAACCAATAATCAATTATCTGCGACATGGGCAACTGATTGCTGACGCTAATGTTAGCCTGGAAGGTGTATTGGAAGAAGCAAGATTTTTCGGTATATATTCGCTTATTAGCCAGCTAGAGCCCCAACTTGCCCAGATCAATCGACCTATAGACGATATGCCACTTACACGTCGGGATGTTATCAAAGCGCTGATACAAACTCCCCATGCTAGTGAACTGCGTTTCCAGGGCGTGAATTTGGCTGGTGCCGACTTGCGGAAGCTAGATTTccgtaatataaattttaaggtAGGCGACATTATCTCTGGCAGTATACAAACATGGTTTCCAATATGTAACTTTATATCAACctttaattgtaattaaaagcCATCTATTTATATTACGGTAcactattaaatttataatttatttaatttttacctattttatttatagtatgcatgcatgcaacgGTGTAATTTATCGCATGCAAATCTGACTTATTGCTGTTTGGAACGTACCGACTTGGCTTTTGCGAATTTGGAGTGTTCGCAACTAGTATCGGTGAAGGGTTTGTGCGCCAATATGGAGGGTGCGAACCTGCGCGGTTGTAATTTCGAAGATCCGACCGGTGTACGTACGAATTTGGAAGGTGTAAATTTAAAAGGGGCTTGCTTGGAGAGTAGCAATATGGCAGGGATAAATCTACGTGTCGCCAATTTGAAAGATGCTAACATGAAGAATTGTAATTTGCGTTCAGCTGTGCTTGCCGGCGCAGATTTGGAACGTTGTAACCTATCGGGCAGTGACTTGCAAGAGGCAAATTTGCGTGGTGCCAATTTGAAGGATGCCGAATTGACGCT
Coding sequences within:
- the LOC129236185 gene encoding BTB/POZ domain-containing protein KCTD9, with amino-acid sequence MERLATSSYKSGASTHPPLKSDQSPVEMEPSTEVVRESDAKFPASKWVKLNVGGKVYVTTLCTLVSKEPDSMLARMFSQDGMLPSEQDEQGAYLIDRSAHYFEPIINYLRHGQLIADANVSLEGVLEEARFFGIYSLISQLEPQLAQINRPIDDMPLTRRDVIKALIQTPHASELRFQGVNLAGADLRKLDFRNINFKYACMQRCNLSHANLTYCCLERTDLAFANLECSQLVSVKGLCANMEGANLRGCNFEDPTGVRTNLEGVNLKGACLESSNMAGINLRVANLKDANMKNCNLRSAVLAGADLERCNLSGSDLQEANLRGANLKDAELTLMVTPLHMAQAIR
- the LOC129236186 gene encoding Golgi to ER traffic protein 4 homolog; translation: MTATAVDRGGQRGVGRVLVKLENSIESGNYYEAHQMYRTLYFRYTGQQKYTDCLELLWSGAMKLVSKQQETSAADLALLLIDTLEKRGSAESDSNSDGDLWIDRLGTIIGRLSATTVERETLVSRAIKWSSDMSGNSLGHPNMHKAIAQVFWAEGNYEQARHHFLLSRDGNLCGRILIKIHKNKGYDSELDLFIVQAVLQQLCLKDRKTAENTFTSFVINHPDIRRKEAPFKQPLLNFVFFLFRCIDTGRNDAFRTLCDLYKPSLNRDSSFEKYLVKIGIHFFGVAPPPSATGGGLMGGMFGDLFTRLFQGFDDDDDESENGQHPRPCTDARSRIGGAANATDLD